From Campylobacteraceae bacterium, one genomic window encodes:
- a CDS encoding DEAD/DEAH box helicase: protein MTFSEFDFQKDLHKAIDEAGFTEPSPIQEEAIPIILKGKDIVAQAQTGTGKTAAFGLPILNMMKKEKGVQAVVICPTRELAMQVSDEIFRFGKFLGISTAAVYGGQAYSRQLKHIETAGIIVATPGRFIDLLKTGKIKIKPSYVVLDEADEMLDMGFLDDIKEIFTFMPEDRQTLLFSATMPTAIKNLAKTILKEPEFISLTKKNITNDNISQSFYVVDEYERDDALIRLYDFLNPSKSIIFCRTKKEVDRLSTYLVSQGYSAKSLHGDMEQRQREEAIRAFKRSSVEVLIATDVAARGLDVNDVSHVFNYHLPFDSESYVHRIGRTGRAGKKGSAVSIVTPHEFRMIQRIQKSTGSTLEAKVVPNINLVRDQKTSSLVEKIKDQENFDAGMKIVEMLKEEYDLSTIAYKLASMLSEEAKVAGKNFIGKSESDIERLFERMKTEKDDGRSGGRGHFRNRNRGGSRGGGSRDGGSRGGYRGGSRDGGSRGGSRDGGSRG, encoded by the coding sequence GATATAGTAGCGCAAGCACAAACAGGTACAGGTAAAACTGCAGCATTCGGACTTCCTATTTTAAATATGATGAAAAAAGAAAAAGGTGTTCAAGCTGTTGTTATTTGTCCTACAAGAGAACTTGCTATGCAAGTTTCAGATGAAATTTTTAGATTTGGAAAATTTTTAGGTATTTCTACTGCTGCTGTTTATGGTGGACAAGCTTACTCTAGACAATTAAAACACATTGAAACTGCTGGTATTATTGTAGCAACTCCAGGTAGATTCATTGATTTATTAAAAACTGGAAAAATTAAGATTAAACCTTCTTATGTTGTTTTAGATGAAGCGGATGAGATGTTAGATATGGGATTTTTAGATGATATCAAAGAAATCTTTACATTTATGCCAGAAGACAGACAAACATTATTATTCTCTGCAACTATGCCAACAGCTATTAAAAACTTAGCAAAAACTATTTTAAAAGAACCAGAATTTATTTCTTTAACAAAAAAGAATATTACCAATGATAATATTTCTCAATCTTTTTATGTAGTTGATGAATATGAAAGAGATGATGCATTAATTAGATTATATGATTTTTTAAATCCAAGTAAATCTATCATTTTTTGTAGAACTAAAAAAGAAGTTGATAGATTATCTACTTATTTAGTATCTCAAGGTTACAGTGCAAAATCATTACATGGTGATATGGAGCAAAGACAAAGAGAAGAAGCTATTAGAGCATTTAAACGTTCAAGTGTTGAAGTATTAATTGCAACTGATGTAGCAGCACGTGGTCTTGATGTTAATGATGTATCTCACGTATTTAATTACCATTTACCATTTGATTCTGAATCTTATGTTCATAGAATCGGACGAACAGGTAGAGCTGGTAAAAAAGGAAGCGCTGTTTCTATTGTAACTCCACATGAGTTTAGAATGATTCAAAGAATTCAAAAATCTACAGGTTCTACATTAGAAGCAAAAGTTGTTCCTAATATTAATTTAGTAAGAGATCAAAAAACATCTTCTTTGGTTGAAAAAATCAAAGATCAAGAAAATTTTGACGCTGGAATGAAAATTGTAGAAATGTTAAAAGAAGAATACGATTTATCAACAATTGCATATAAATTAGCATCTATGTTAAGTGAAGAAGCTAAAGTTGCTGGTAAAAACTTTATTGGAAAATCAGAAAGTGATATTGAGCGATTATTCGAAAGAATGAAAACTGAAAAAGATGATGGACGTTCAGGTGGACGTGGTCATTTCAGAAATAGAAATCGTGGTGGTTCAAGAGGTGGTGGATCAAGAGACGGTGGTTCAAGAGGCGGTTACAGAGGTGGTTCTAGAGACGGCGGTTCTAGAGGTGGTTCAAGAGACGGCGGTTCAAGAGGTTAA